Proteins found in one Triticum urartu cultivar G1812 chromosome 4, Tu2.1, whole genome shotgun sequence genomic segment:
- the LOC125553180 gene encoding uncharacterized protein LOC125553180 — protein sequence MESPPHKLNVGRDEDRISALTDDLLVGILERLDLRQAVRAGALSTRWRDLPYRLSRLHLDVGHFQGATPLEVMDAFTGAAQRLLSVAVPLAEGEGASAAIIPIKSLVLSFYMSSPHLSAIGRTVEDVVSYGKTECLEFSISSPPPASYTALLLAEIGQQFMSFSGAYPVAFSWLTSLTLKRLAFGPSDVTELISACGRLRHLTLKLCRLIDPHSTLKIDVPCSRIQELEFFGFGCRQIELISAPKLRQVWCQNWLFDNPPVCFGHVPELRVVRLFSKTMAWQASFTLSECLSKSATNLSKLHLDFLHQMIWIQPEHPKQLTAIFRNLTSVFLLGIFTECDLSWTLFFLEAAPVLQNIALSRHSCIMTLENSAEKTNVVWKPTKDLKHLNLKVLLIFGCEDEDKVTNYVRLVMGRAVGLNSIVLHGEYPCEDCNATDLERPKMGKASKVGEASRRRIKERLTHGSSSSVEIVIC from the exons ATGGAGTCGCCGCCGCACAAGCTCAATGTCGGCCGGGACGAGGACCGAATCAGCGCGCTCACCGACGACCTCCTCGTCGGAATCCTCGAGCGCCTCGACTTGCGCCAGGCGGTCCGCGCCGGCGCACTCTCGACGCGGTGGCGTGACCTCCCGTATCGGCTATCGCGCCTGCACCTCGACGTCGGTCACTTCCAAGGCGCCACGCCGCTCGAGGTCATGGACGCTTTCACGGGCGCGGCACAGAGGTTGCTCTCTGTGGCGGTTCCTCTGGCCGAGGGCGAGGGCGCCAGTGCTGCCATCATTCCCATCAAATCCCTCGTCCTCAGCTTTTACATGTCATCCCCTCACCTGAGCGCCATAGGCCGCACCGTCGAGGACGTTGTGAGCTACGGCAAGACCGAATGCCTTGAGTTCTCCATATCCTCGCCGCCGCCAGCGAGCTACACCGCTCTGCTGCTCGCGGAGATTGGACAGCAGTTCATGTCCTTCTCCGGCGCCTACCCAGTCGCCTTCTCGTGGCTCACCAGCCTTACACTAAAGCGCCTTGCGTTTGGCCCTTCCGACGTCACCGAGCTCATTAGCGCTTGCGGTAGGCTTAGGCACCTCACCCTGAAACTCTGCAGACTGATTGATCCACACTCCACGCTCAAGATCGACGTGCCGTGCTCTAGGATCCAGGAGCTTGAGTTCTTTGGCTTTGGGTGTAGACAGATAGAGCTCATTTCTGCACCCAAGCTTAGGCAAGTGTGGTGCCAAAATTGGCTCTTCGACAACCCTCCAGTGTGCTTCGGCCATGTTCCTGAGCTTCGCGTTGTAAGACTCTTTTCTAAAACCATGGCATGGCAGGCGTCATTCACGCTGAGCGAGTGCCTGTCAAAGAGTGCAACGAACCTGTCGAAATTGCATCTTGATTTTCTCCACCAAATG ATTTGGATTCAGCCAGAACATCCGAAGCAGCTCACTGCTATATTCAGAAATCTCACCTCTGTGTTTCTTTTGGGTATCTTCACTGAGTGTGATCTGAGCTGGACACTATTTTTCCTTGAAGCTGCACCTGTGCTGCAGAATATTGCA TTATCTCGACATTCTTGTATCATGACGCTCGAGAACAGTGCCGAGAAGACCAATGTGGTGTGGAAGCCAACCAAGGATTTGAAGCACCTGAACTTGAAGGTGCTGCTGATCTTTGGGTGTGAGGATGAAGATAAGGTGACAAACTATGTAAGGCTTGTCATGGGACGAGCTGTGGGCTTGAACAGTATCGTGCTGCATGGTGAATACCCATGCGAGGACTGCAATGCCACTGACCTTGAAAGACCCAAGATGGGTAAAGCATCCAAGGTGGGTGAAGCTAGCAGACGTCGGATTAAGGAGCGACTCACACATGGATCATCCTCATCTGTGGAGATAGTTATCTGTTGA
- the LOC125554987 gene encoding uncharacterized protein LOC125554987, with protein sequence MELRSGRRLTSLPPRNKSSPSNIDIGQDEDVISTLPDHLLLGILERLHLREALRVGAASTRWRHLPHQLSHLELRVDQFHGATPVEIMDAFTGAVRRLLSVCPPPCPACSRAIKTLVLRFYMSDPLQLSSIGGGVEDIVSRGETEWLEFYILPPASSTDEITQLLAEMGQAERFMSFSRACPVAFRWLTRLTLENLAFGDDDVAGLIKACDKLKHLILISCRLVDHHSALKIDTPCSGLQELQFIDFACTCIELISVPKLREIWCWSWPCESPPVHFGHVPQLLEVNLGSRAGVWQAPFALSECLSATNLSRLYLNFGCEMIWIQLEHPKHLTKIFRNLTEVYLYCIFPECDLNWTMFIVEAAPALLNFTLDRNQHPCVKTSEHSAQKTNMLWEPSKDWKHLNLKLLAMSGFEEEEKVTNYLRLFMERAVGLKRIELHGKHPCDKCNAMDLELESTRSLVDKATRYRIKERLTHESSLSVKITIC encoded by the exons ATGGAGTTGCGATCGGGCCGCCGCCTCACCTCTCTGCCGCCGCGCAACAAGTCATCGCCGTCCAACATCGATATCGGCCAGGATGAGGACGTGATCAGCACGCTTCCCGACCACCTCCTCCTCGGAATCCTCGAACGCCTCCACCTGCGTGAGGCGCTCCGTGTCGGCGCCGCCTCCACGCGCTGGCGCCACCTCCCACACCAGCTCTCGCACCTAGAGCTCCGGGTCGACCAGTTCCATGGCGCCACGCCGGTCGAGATCATGGACGCGTTCACGGGCGCGGTGCGGAGGTTGCTCTCCGTGTGTCCTCCTCCGTGCCCCGCGTGCAGTCGTGCTATCAAGACCCTCGTCCTACGCTTCTACATGTCGGACCCTCTGCAACTGAGCTCCATCGGCGGCGGCGTTGAGGACATCGTCAGCCGCGGCGAGACCGAATGGCTCGAGTTTTATATATTACCGCCGGCCTCGAGCACCGACGAGATAACTCAGCTGCTCGCCGAGATGGGGCAGGCGGAGCGGTTCATGTCCTTCTCCCGTGCCTGCCCCGTCGCCTTCCGGTGGCTCACCAGGCTAACCCTCGAGAACCTAGCGTTTGGAGACGATGACGTCGCGGGTCTTATTAAAGCTTGTGATAAGCTCAAGCACCTCATCCTGATATCTTGCCGACTGGTTGACCATCACTCCGCACTCAAGATCGACACACCGTGCTCCGGGCTCCAGGAGCTTCAGTTCATTGACTTTGCTTGCACATGTATCGAGCTCATCTCCGTCCCCAAGCTAAGAGAAATATGGTGCTGGTCTTGGCCCTGCGAGAGCCCTCCGGTGCACTTCGGCCACGTTCCCCAACTTCTTGAAGTGAACCTCGGTTCACGTGCTGGGGTGTGGCAGGCGCCATTTGCGCTAAGCGAGTGCTTGAGTGCCACGAATCTGTCGAGATTGTATCTCAATTTTGGTTGCGAAATG ATTTGGATTCAACTAGAACATCCTAAGCACCTCACTAAAATATTCAGAAACCTGACCGAGGTGTATCTTTACTGTATCTTTCCTGAGTGCGATCTGAACTGGACCATGTTCATCGTCGAAGCTGCACCTGCCCTACTGAATTTTACA TTGGACCGAAATCAGCATCCATGTGTCAAAACGTCTGAGCATAGTGCCCAGAAGACCAACATGTTGTGGGAACCATCCAAGGATTGGAAGCACCTGAACTTGAAGTTACTGGCGATGTCAGGGTTCGAGGAGGAAGAGAAGGTGACAAACTATCTAAGGCTTTTCATGGAACGAGCCGTGGGCTTGAAGAGAATCGAGCTGCATGGTAAACACCCCTGTGATAAGTGCAATGCCATGGACCTTGAACTTGAGTCCACAAGATCCCTTGTTGACAAAGCTACCAGGTATCGGATTAAGGAGCGACTCACACATGAATCCTCCTTGTCTGTCAAGATAACAATATGTTGA